The Pseudomonadota bacterium genome includes a window with the following:
- a CDS encoding ParB N-terminal domain-containing protein, whose product MYRRVLEPVLVTPKDGKYLLLCGERRYLAAQKLELASIPALIVNTITQKDEILVYQLTENLQREALNPIDQAKGVLSFIQARHPDKGYGLDGVMSDLVNFERSPDYLSKEVSETFSEIVEIAGKTIKTLFNGLSLLKLSDEIQAAVRTGNLPLKNHFRIQRLHFRIYIVASSSLSMSEMNIWPGAWVIQMSG is encoded by the coding sequence TACCGGCGTGTCTTAGAACCTGTCCTTGTAACACCGAAAGACGGCAAATACCTGCTCCTCTGCGGAGAACGCCGTTATCTGGCTGCACAGAAGCTGGAACTGGCATCCATCCCGGCACTTATCGTCAATACGATCACCCAGAAGGATGAAATACTGGTCTACCAACTGACAGAAAACCTTCAGAGGGAAGCCCTCAACCCGATAGACCAGGCCAAAGGGGTTTTATCATTTATTCAAGCAAGACATCCTGATAAGGGGTACGGTTTGGATGGTGTAATGAGTGATTTAGTAAATTTCGAGCGATCCCCTGACTATCTGTCGAAAGAAGTTTCTGAAACGTTTTCAGAAATTGTAGAAATAGCCGGAAAGACAATAAAGACGCTGTTTAACGGGCTTTCGCTTTTAAAACTTTCTGATGAGATTCAGGCAGCAGTTCGGACAGGAAATCTCCCGCTCAAGAATCACTTTCGCATTCAGCGATTGCATTTTCGCATTTACATAGTCGCCAGTTCTTCGTTGAGTATGTCTGAGATGAACATATGGCCCGGGGCATGGGTAATACAGATGTCCGGTT